The following proteins come from a genomic window of Maniola jurtina chromosome 15, ilManJurt1.1, whole genome shotgun sequence:
- the LOC123872720 gene encoding 4-hydroxyphenylpyruvate dioxygenase-like produces the protein MENGDRINNIERGKVLNFDHLTFWVANAKTASSYFVTRFGFKPLAVRQSTDDRPVVSYAVKLNQITIIFESPVSEEGEISKDLVAHGDFVKDVAFEVADLDAIVRNADNAGAEIVKDVTEESDDNGLVRYAVLRTYGDNTHTLVDRSQYKGILFPGYKEVDEDDPLNKLLPATNLSFIDHVEGNMEDGTLEDSVSWYEKSLNMHRFWCVDYSHDLVPYSCINSASVINQTETVLLSLNEAAKGIRPTSKASEFVKALGTSGVEHVALYTDDIVSTMKSLKTRGADVITWPSTYYDLIKEKLKDSSVNVAETIEELKEQNILIDFDERGYMLQAFTKHLQVRPTLFIEIIQRRNHRGFGAMNYKWVFEAIERLEITKKDK, from the exons ATGGAAAACGGAGATCGAATTAATAATATCGAAAGGGGCAAAGTTCTCAATTTTGATCATCTTACCTTTTGGGTTGCAAATGCAAAAACG GCCTCAAGTTACTTCGTGACTAGGTTCGGCTTTAAGCCTTTAGCGGTAAGGCAGTCTACAGACGATAGGCCAGTTGTGTCATATGCAGTCAAACTGAATCAA ATAACAATAATATTCGAATCGCCAGTCTCCGAAGAAGGAGAAATATCAAAGGACCTGGTAGCTCACGGAGATTTTGTGAAGGACGTCGCATTCGAAGTTGCCGATTTGGATGCAATCGTGCGCAATGCGGACAACGCAGGCGCGGAGATTGTCAAAGATGTCACAGAGGAGAGCGATGATAATGGACTCGTCCGATACGCGGTTTTGAGAACG TATGGTGATAATACACACACACTAGTGGATCGGTCTCAGTATAAAGGAATACTTTTCCCTGGATATAAAGAGGTAGACGAAGATGATCCACTTAATAAGTTATT GCCAGCCACAAATCTCAGTTTCATAGACCATGTGGAAGGCAACATGGAAGATGGTACACTCGAAGACTCTGTATCTTGGTACGAGAAAAGTCTCAACATGCATAG ATTCTGGTGTGTGGACTATAGTCACGATCTGGTGCCATATTCCTGCATAAACTCAGCCTCTGTTATCAACCAGACAGAAACCGTTCTC TTATCCTTGAACGAAGCGGCAAAAGGCATTCGTCCTACAAGCAAAGCATCTGAGTTTGTGAAGGCACTGGGAACGTCGGGGGTCGAACACGTCGCTCTGTATACCGACGACATTGTTTCTACT ATGAAAAGCCTCAAAACTCGAGGAGCAGACGTCATAACATGGCCTTCAACCTACTACGACCTgataaaggaaaaactgaagGACAGTTCAGTTAACGTGGCAGAAACTATCGAGGAGTTGAAAGAACAGAACATCTTGATCGACTTTGACGAAAGAGGGTACATGCTTCAGGCGTTCACCAAGCACCTGCAAGTGCGCCCTACTTTGTTCATCGAGATAATTCAGAGAAGGAATCACAGG GGTTTCGGTGCCATGAACTACAAATGGGTGTTTGAAGCGATAGAGCGTTTAGAGATTACGAAAAAGgataaatga